The window GCttgctttaattatttatttgggtTTTGGTtcgtagtagtataaattattattgggCTATACTTATTGGGCTGAATTGATTTTCTATATTCAgcataattgaaataaattagattttggGATGGTAAATTAAATAGGCTAAATTGGTTGCAGATTGAATTGATACAGAAATAAAGTTGATATTCAGTTCAAGTATTGTATTGCTAAATTATTTGAGActtatatatgaaattattaatggAATTCGGATCCTAATCTGAATCAAGATATTAGTATTTGCGAGTTGAATTTTAGCTACCACAAGAGAATTTAGTAAGCAAAATCCAATGTTAAGAAGGCACGGCAGTTTACAAGATACGTCTATAATCCATTAATTACTATGTTTAGTTTTGAGTTacatactaataaaatattgacatttgtgggatattaaagaaaaaggaaaaatacaacaatatcctttttcaatgaaaaatgaaaaatatagtgCAACTGTTGAACTAAATGCATacaactactccctccgtcctccgtcccaaggaagatgacccctttcttgggcggcacgggattttatgcagttatattttgtgtgttaagaggagagagtaaagtaagaaagagagaataaagtagagataaaggtgtttccattttaagtaatgggtcatcttgattgggacaaaccaaaaaggaaagtgagtcatcttcaatgggacggagggagtacttttttaacAGCAACTCATGGGTATCTTGTCTCTATTCACAAGCCAATTTGGTATCAAAGCTGCTCAAGCAAATAGCAAATGCCTGGAAGGCAGAGAGTGGGTACCTATAGTCCATGGTGAATAAATCTTTCCCAACCTTCCCAAACTGAAGAATGATTTTATCCTGGTCCGATTGCGCTGGCCGAGAAGTAGCTGGAGCGCTAGGCAACGCTTGTGTGGCCGCAACCAGCTGAAAATTCTTCACGGACGCAACAGTCACCCTCCCCCGGAAATTCAGGCACCAGCACCGTAGCTGTTCGTGCCACCTCGGAGACTTGTTCTTTAGAACCAAGGGCCTCGGTTTGCTGTCATCGTCTGAATTCGATATCCCAGCAATGTCAGAAAATCTTGCGCTACTAAATTCAGTCGAAATGTCAAGAGCCTTGGAGAAAGAAATGCTGCCAAATGAGTCTCCTAGAGGCCTCGAAAGAAGTTCTGGATGCCCGGGCACCACCCCACCAGGTTCTATGGATGAGGCGGGTATTGAGTGCATAATGCAGTTCATCCTCCGTGGACCCCGTGTCCCGAGCACGTTTAGTTCATATGAAATTTGGGATATGCTGTAGCTCCCAGTTGGCACTTTCGGAGAAACTTTCTTGGAGTAGAACCTGCGGCTGGTTCTCCCCGGTGGTGCTATGTGCGAGCAATTATGTGGAGGTTGTGTGTCGAATATTATGAACTTGGTCCCAAGAAAATTTGATCTGCAAAAACCAGTaaagctttttttttatcagtaacatagattttctttttccttctattTTCGGCAAGACGGGAGCAGCTACACATTAGAACACAACTGAACAAAGTAACATTCTAGGAGGACCAAAAACCATGGCCTAGTTTATACAATAATGATCAAAATAGCTgatgtaattatttaattaagttgtCAAAATAACATTAGTATTGAGACAAATTAAGGAAATTTGTTTCATTGGTTAAGTTTTGAATAATGCAAAACATAATATGATCACAGTGGTGTAGTAATATACTAACATGAAAGGAGCCAATCTGAATTGTGAAGTCAATCAAAAAGAAGAAATCTAATCCAAAAATGCATTGAATGCTGAATGTGAAAATTGCTGAATTCTACCTGACTTTTCCAATATATGTGCTACTCGATCTTGAGATGATGTCTGCATCCATTGAGATAACATACTCAGTGCAAGTAGTCCTACGAGTTCGTTTTGCAGAGAGAAGGAACTTCCCATTCTCAACTAGCAAAGCTGCAGATACCACAAGCACATCAGCATTGCCACAAAAGTAGAAATACAAGGGATATTAAATTGTACTATAAATGAAGGACATTAAATTTAAGATTGGAAAGAATAAGATATCAAATCAATATCACTTGCATCTCAGTCTATCAGCTTTACAGGGATTTGCTACCTTCAAATGAAGTTATGACTATGCTAAACGGCAAGAAGCAATTACCACAATAAGGACACATGATGAGTAAGAAAGCATCTGGAGATATTGTTTCAACTCGAAACATGGAATGGTATTAGCTTATACAAAACCAGTAAATTTTCACAATCAACTAAACCAACTGACAAAATTGGCTCATCGGTtgggaaatgaaaataaagtaataatacagttattaataataaattaatcattcatccaaataaaaagaacTGAGTCTGCTGAGGCAATGAACTGATATCCGGAAGACACTCACCAGGGCTAAGGCATAAAAACAGGTGGTAAGTTAAATTAGATTTGTCCCTCTTGATAAAGCATTGGATGGGTCCATCCCGAGACCCTGGCTGTACACAGGAGAAAATGGATTTACTATTTGCATATCACTAAAAACAAATTCACTCAGCAAAAGGAGCCCCAAAAAGCATGGACGAACGCAAGTTACCTGCTTTAGTGAAACTGGGAAAGTAAGCTTCCCAGACAACTCGGGAATTTGAACAATTTCCTTGCACATGCTCCTCCATGATCGGCAAACAGCGGCGCATGCAACCACATGTTTTCGGCCAGGCCAGGTACTCTCGCTCTCCTCCAACCTTCTAATCACATCGTAGAGTAGCTCGGGAGGAAGATTAGCCCAAGGACAATTCTGAACTACCATAGGCTGGTCATCCAAGTCATGCAAAGAACCATGTGATTTACCTCTATGATGACCAGAAAGCCTCACATCAAAACTCCTCCGTGATAAACTCCCAAAACTGTCTCTTATATCACGTGCTATACTTCGGAATGACATTGGACCTCGACGTGCCAAACAGGTAAGGATTAGCCTGCCTGATTTTATTTACAGGCAGATTGAATTGTGAGATCAGCTGTCGATGAGCAAAAATAGAGATGAGTTTTAGAACTAAACAAATGAAGCACAAGGAAGATGAAAAGGACAAATAAGAATCACATTCATTGTAAACAGAAAAGGAAACAGTTCCACATGGACTATTAAAATTAGCAAATAGCATTGAATACAACTCATTGATTTGTCACACCTCAGGAGGTGTTTACTTTAGATGATATAGGCTAATCTATTACAATTTGATCATTTAATCATTCAAATACTCaatcatatttatatgtattgtCATCTATCACCCAAGTGAACGCCCTTAAAAGAAACAGCATACCTGCAACAAGGACttcaagaaatatcaaatttcaatgTTTCTTCGAAGATCTGCAGGAATagcaaatttattaattataaccAATTCAAAAACGCAGTCACTTTGGTATGGATAATCTCTCTATAGATTAACAGAGTCAAGGGTTGAACATATACCctccaatttttaattttttttaataaaaattaacagattgataaaaaaagaaaaaccacAGGACAAGCAAAGTCTGAGCTAAACTCACAAAGTATATACTAATCCAAGGCTAAAAGATTTATCAAAAAGCTCTAAAGAAAACTAGTACTCCTAATTctataaaatgtgaatgtgGCATTGACTTGGGACAAAAAAAGGTCCCACCTTTAGCATGAAAAATTCGAGCTGAAGGAAATTAGATCGGAGATctacacaaaatcaaaaccccccaaaaataattatactaagCAACTAAGATTTCCAGCTCCTAAACTACTTTTCGTGGAGAGAGAAGCAGCAGATCAAGAAAGAGAAAAGCAACCGACCTTCAGAAACGCAGCTGAATCTAATTGGGAGGAATAGCGCAGAGGACGTGGGGGATTTGAATTAACAAATGTGAAATAATTGTAACGCGGAAACTCTAATTTCAAGATTTAAAAAGTCACTGGAATTTAGTACCGTACATTGTTTCCATTTGGCTCTTATTTAGAGAAGATTATAGATACCACTATCTACGTTTGACCGAATACCAGCAACTACTCAACCCAGCATCACTTTTAATACGACAATGAAGCAGTGTTTACTTTgtgtttaattattaaaagtgATAGTCTatgtcaaaataattataaatacaaaagaaattgatcatctttatattatataaaaatgagttttttttcttttatttgttttgaggTTGTTGACTTTTTGATATAAATGACTGAGAGACGAGTGGACTGTGAATTCTagataaaatgtcaatataagcagtTGAGATCACCTACAATTTTTCCTACACCACCCTAGACCTGTCCAAGGTTTActgaaccggcggttacggttctgaaccgaaaccgtgaaaaTTTacccgaaccgaaaccgtgaaaatttttaaactgtggttcggttcaggttcaaaaaatttcgaaccgaaaccgtgccaGAACCGTCGGTTTCAAACCGAAACCGCAAAAAAACTGCCAGAAAACCGTGAAATCAAGCCGGAAATGCAAAAAAccgcaaaaaaaaaactacggtttggaaccgtgaaaaaccgccggttcggaaccgaaaccgaaactgtaaccgcgaaacaccctcatggttcggttccggttcaacaatttccaaaatcGAAActggcggttccgaaccgtaaccgtcggttcctgaaccgtgggcacctctacACCACCCCTCACAAACATAAGCAATGAGCTCCaccatcatattttttatttgtgaggtGTGGAGTAGAGGGTGATGTGGGGAAAGTTGTAGGTGATCCCATTGGATAAGCCAATAtacataaaaactaaaatactcttaaaaaatagaaaaactaaaatactcTTACGAATCAAGagtttttacattaaaaaatatccaaaaaaagtGGAAAAGAACTCATACGTgaatatacaaatttagagagtaagagcatccacaatggatgcccgatcgCGCGCCCGATCGGCtgagatcgggctcgggcgtggtcgggcatccattgcagGCTTCGGTCACGCCCGATCGATGCGTGAGATCGGGCGCCCATTGCAGAGGCGCGCCCGATCACGCGTTGGCCCTATCAAcgcgttttttattttttattttttttctttttcaattctataaatataccttaattttactcatttttcacacAACTCTCACACATCTCTCTCAACTCTCTCTCCATTGCAATATCtctttcactcacttttccaAAATGTTTCCCGGGGAAGATATTGGTCGGTCTATGGAACGCGCAATGTTTGCTTTCGGGAACCAGATTCTCGCCGGTATTCGTGCAATACATGAGCAAGAGCAAGCCGAACAGCAGGCCCAAGAGCAGGTCCCGAGGCCCATCCGCCGACGGACATCCGTCCGTCCTAGCTCATCAACGTCTGTTCGAGGACTATTTCGCTGAACATCCCCGGTGGGGTGCGCCGGTTTTTCGCCGACGGGTTAGGATGCGGCGAGAGCTGTTTCTCCACATTGTTCACGCGTTGGAGGCGCGCGACGAATACTTCAAGTGGCGGGAAGATGCGGCCCACAAAAAGGGTCCATCCCCGCTGACGAAGTGCACGGTTGCGCTTCGTCAGTTGGCATACGACACTACGGcggacatgttcgacgagtatcTTCACGTTGGGGATACAACTGACCGGGAGTGTGGTAAATTTTTGTGCGGGCGTTATTGACGCCTTCGGCGCCACATATTTGCGCAAGCCGAATGCCCAAGACTGCCAGGACCTGCTGCGGATGCACGATACGGTGCACGGCTTTCCTGGAATGTTAGAGAGTATTGATTGTATGCActgggagtggaagaattgtcctGCAGCGTGGAGAGGCCAATTCACCAGTGGGTATAAGGGTACccacccgacgatgatccttgaagcaATCATTGACCATAGtctttggatttggcatgctcACTTTGGTGTGGCGGTGTCCAACAACGACATCAATGTGCTGAACTCGTCCAGTCTCTTCACCGAGCAATGCAATGGCAACGGTCCGGTTATCAGCTTCACTGCCAACGGACGACAGcatcatatggggtactacttAGCCGACGGCATTTACCCGAGATGACCAGTTTTCTTGAAGACGATCTCCTGCCCAACGGGTGCGAGGAGAGAGTTTTTTTGCGGCAAAGCAGGAGGCTGCACGGAAGGACGTGGAGCGAGGATTCGGTGTG is drawn from Salvia hispanica cultivar TCC Black 2014 chromosome 6, UniMelb_Shisp_WGS_1.0, whole genome shotgun sequence and contains these coding sequences:
- the LOC125193784 gene encoding tubby-like F-box protein 8, whose protein sequence is MSFRSIARDIRDSFGSLSRRSFDVRLSGHHRGKSHGSLHDLDDQPMVVQNCPWANLPPELLYDVIRRLEESESTWPGRKHVVACAAVCRSWRSMCKEIVQIPELSGKLTFPVSLKQPGSRDGPIQCFIKRDKSNLTYHLFLCLSPALLVENGKFLLSAKRTRRTTCTEYVISMDADIISRSSSTYIGKVRSNFLGTKFIIFDTQPPHNCSHIAPPGRTSRRFYSKKVSPKVPTGSYSISQISYELNVLGTRGPRRMNCIMHSIPASSIEPGGVVPGHPELLSRPLGDSFGSISFSKALDISTEFSSARFSDIAGISNSDDDSKPRPLVLKNKSPRWHEQLRCWCLNFRGRVTVASVKNFQLVAATQALPSAPATSRPAQSDQDKIILQFGKVGKDLFTMDYRYPLSAFQAFAICLSSFDTKLACE
- the LOC125194767 gene encoding uncharacterized protein LOC125194767, which translates into the protein MRRELFLHIVHALEARDEYFKWREDAAHKKGPSPLTKCTVALRQLAYDTTADMFDEYLHVGDTTDRECAWRGQFTSGYKGTHPTMILEAIIDHSLWIWHAHFGVAVSNNDINVLNSSSLFTEQCNGNGPVISFTANGRQHHMGHHIANVMYACIILHNMIIHDEGRAASQWSDNEAAPTAGHAAPSVVRGLSYGLSERLQAQESMHNQQAHLDLMNDMIEEVWTCSGR